In Nicotiana tabacum cultivar K326 chromosome 19, ASM71507v2, whole genome shotgun sequence, one DNA window encodes the following:
- the LOC142173608 gene encoding uncharacterized protein LOC142173608, whose product MGLNMAINLNVHELLVMGDSDLLIRQAQGDWETQDIKLIPYRQCVEDLSKRFKSIEFRYIPRFHNKLVDALATLASMLPYPGNTHIDPLEIQIRDQHGYCNTIEAEPDGEPWYRDIKQFLKTREYPEHANRDQKRTVRRLSNGFFLSGEILYKRTPDLNLLRCVDAKEAEIIMNEVHSGVCGSHMNGYVLAKKILRAGYYWLTMERDCFRFVRKCHQCQIHSDLIHSPPSELTEAVIPAEIEIPSLRIIVEAGIEDTEWVKSRLEQLNLIDEKRLAAVCFGFYAKYGLDVQEKTLALARESGTFDLNTSRNQL is encoded by the exons atgggagattcagatttgcttattcGGCAGGCTCAAGGTGATTGGGAGACTCAAGACATCAAGCTCATTCCATATAGACAATGTGTGGAGGATCTTAGCAAAAGGTTCAAGTCCAtcgaattcaggtacattcccaggtttcacaataAATTAGTTGATGCCTTGGCCACCCTGGCCTCAATGCTTCCATATCCGGGTAATACTCACATTGACCCATTAGAAATTCAAATTCGGGATCaacatggttattgcaatacaattgaagcagaaccagatggtgaaccatggtatcgtGATATTAAACAGTTtctgaaaacaagagaatatccggaacatgctaatagggatcaaaagagaactgtTAGGCGACTCTCtaatggtttctttttgagtggggaaatcctatacaaaagaactccggatttgaatttgttgagatgtgtGGATGCCAAAGAAGCTGAAATAATTATGAATGAGGTGCATTCGGGAGTTTGTGGCtcgcacatgaatggatatgttctagcaaagaaaatccttcgggcaggatattattggcttactatggaacgagattgctttcgttttgttcgcaagtgccaCCAGTGTCAGATTCACAGTGATTTGATTCACTCGCCTCCTTCAGAGTT AACTGAAGCGGTCATACCTGCTGAAATTGAGATTCCCTCTctccgaatcattgttgaagcagGGATTGAGGACACTGAATGGGTGAAGtcccgattggaacagttgaatttgattgatgaaaagcgtttGGCGGCAGTTTGTTTTG GTTTTTATGCAAAGTACGGATTGGATGTGCAAGAAAAGACTCTAGCTCTCGCCAGAGAAAGTGGAACGTTTGATCTCAATACCAGCCGCAACCAGCTTTGA